A section of the Struthio camelus isolate bStrCam1 chromosome 18, bStrCam1.hap1, whole genome shotgun sequence genome encodes:
- the SYS1 gene encoding protein SYS1 homolog — MAAQFRSYVWDPALIVAQMVLLQAGYYSSLGLWLALLGALGRTAPSLHQVFSDEILGFSTPPGRLSMMAFVLNALTCALGLLYFIRRGKQCLDFTVTVHFFHLLGCWIYNSHFPITLTWWLVHIVCTALMAVIGEYLCMRIELKEIPLNSAPKSNV, encoded by the exons ATGGCGGCGCAGTTCCGCAGCTACGTGTGGGACCCGGCGCTGATCGTGGCGCAGATGGTGCTGCTGCAGGCCGGCTACTACAGCTCCCTGGGGCTCTGGCTCGCCCTCCTCGGCGCCCTCGGCCGCACCGCGCCCTCCCTCCACCAGGTCTTCAGCGACGAG ATTTTAGGCTTCTCAACCCCACCTGGGAGGCTCTCCATGATGGCTTTTGTCCTCAATGCACTCACCTG TGCTTTGGGCTTGCTGTACTTCATCCGACGAGGAAAGCAGTGCCTGGATTTCACAGTCACAGTTCACTTCTTCCATCTTCTGGGCTGCTGGATTTACAACTCTCACTTTCCCATAACTCTGACTTGGTGGCTAGTGCACATCGTGTGCACCGCACTCATGGCTGTGATTGGAGAGTATCTCTGCATGAGGATAGAACTGAAAGAAATCCCATTGAATTCTGCTCCCAAATCCAATGTATAA